A portion of the Streptomyces erythrochromogenes genome contains these proteins:
- a CDS encoding nitronate monooxygenase: MSTAANGLSPHPIVQAPMAGGASCPPLVAAVCEAGALGFLAGGYKTADGMYQEIKQVRALTRHRFGVNLFMPQTGYVDPAAVEAYRGQLAGEASWYAISLAEEDIIGTSDDGYDAKLAILLEDPVPVVSFTFGCPAPAALAALRRAGTYTVVTVTSVEEARSAQQAGADAVCVQGVEAGGHQGTHRDDPQIDGTAAVGLLALVAQVREAVALPIIAAGGVMRGGQIAALLAAGAAATQLGTAFLVCPESGADPVHKKALTDPLFVRTELTRAFSGRPARGLVNRFMREHGPYAPAAYPQVHHLTSGLRKAAAAAGDPQGMALWAGQGHRLARALPAAELVEVLAAELAQAQRMLKEMQMRSAS; the protein is encoded by the coding sequence ATGTCCACCGCCGCGAACGGTCTCTCCCCCCACCCGATCGTGCAGGCTCCCATGGCGGGCGGCGCCTCCTGCCCGCCGCTCGTCGCCGCCGTGTGCGAGGCCGGCGCACTGGGCTTCCTGGCCGGCGGCTACAAGACCGCCGACGGGATGTACCAGGAGATCAAGCAGGTGCGCGCGCTCACCCGGCACCGCTTCGGCGTCAACCTCTTCATGCCGCAGACCGGGTACGTCGACCCGGCGGCGGTGGAGGCGTACCGCGGGCAGCTGGCCGGGGAGGCCAGCTGGTACGCGATCTCGCTCGCCGAGGAGGACATCATCGGCACCAGCGACGACGGCTACGACGCCAAGCTCGCCATCCTCCTCGAGGACCCGGTCCCGGTCGTGTCGTTCACCTTCGGCTGTCCCGCCCCCGCGGCCCTCGCCGCCCTGCGCAGGGCCGGTACGTACACCGTCGTCACGGTGACCTCCGTCGAGGAGGCCCGCAGCGCCCAGCAGGCGGGCGCCGACGCCGTCTGCGTCCAGGGCGTCGAGGCGGGCGGCCACCAGGGCACCCACCGGGATGACCCGCAGATCGACGGCACGGCGGCGGTGGGACTGCTCGCGCTGGTGGCGCAGGTACGGGAGGCGGTGGCCCTGCCGATCATCGCCGCGGGCGGGGTCATGCGGGGAGGCCAGATCGCCGCGCTGCTGGCGGCCGGCGCGGCGGCGACGCAGCTCGGGACGGCCTTCCTGGTGTGTCCCGAGTCGGGTGCGGACCCCGTGCACAAGAAGGCGCTGACGGATCCGCTCTTCGTCCGGACGGAGCTGACCCGGGCCTTCTCCGGGCGGCCGGCACGGGGGCTGGTCAACCGCTTCATGCGGGAACACGGCCCCTACGCCCCGGCCGCCTACCCCCAGGTCCACCACCTGACCTCGGGGCTGCGCAAGGCTGCCGCCGCGGCCGGCGACCCGCAGGGCATGGCCCTGTGGGCGGGCCAGGGGCACCGGCTCGCGCGGGCGCTGCCGGCGGCGGAGCTGGTGGAGGTGCTGGCGGCCGAACTGGCCCAGGCGCAGAGGATGTTGAAGGAAATGCAGATGAGGAGTGCGTCATGA
- a CDS encoding ribonuclease Z — translation MSAREFVVLGTASQVPTRHRNHNGYLLRWDGEGILFDPGEGTQRQMLRAGVAAHDINRICITHFHGDHSLGLAGVIQRINLDQVPHPVAAHYPASGQKFFDRLRYATAYRETVPITEEPVAEDGTVAHGASYVLEARLLSHPVESFGYRITEPDGRRMVPELLARHGIKGPDVGRIQRDGRLGEVTLEEVSEPRPGQRFAFVMDTRLCTGVDELAEGCDMLVIESTFLDEDERLATDHGHLTAGQAARVARDAGVRHLVLTHFSQRYTDPAEFERQARAAGFEGELTVAADLMRVPLPKRG, via the coding sequence GTGTCCGCCAGGGAATTCGTGGTGCTGGGCACCGCCAGCCAGGTGCCCACCCGCCACCGCAACCACAACGGCTACCTGCTGCGCTGGGACGGCGAGGGCATCCTCTTCGACCCGGGCGAGGGCACGCAGCGGCAGATGCTGCGTGCCGGGGTCGCCGCGCACGACATCAACCGGATCTGCATCACCCATTTCCACGGTGACCACAGCCTCGGCCTCGCCGGTGTGATCCAGCGGATCAATCTCGACCAGGTTCCGCACCCCGTCGCCGCGCACTACCCGGCGTCGGGGCAGAAGTTCTTCGACCGGCTCCGGTACGCCACGGCCTACCGCGAGACCGTGCCGATCACCGAGGAACCGGTGGCCGAGGACGGAACCGTCGCGCACGGGGCCTCGTACGTCCTGGAGGCCCGGCTGCTCTCGCACCCGGTGGAGTCCTTCGGCTACCGGATCACCGAGCCCGACGGCCGCCGGATGGTGCCCGAACTGCTCGCCCGGCACGGGATCAAGGGGCCCGACGTGGGCCGGATCCAGCGCGACGGGCGCCTCGGCGAGGTCACCCTGGAGGAGGTCAGCGAGCCCAGGCCCGGGCAGCGCTTCGCGTTCGTCATGGACACCCGGCTCTGCACCGGCGTGGACGAGCTCGCCGAGGGCTGCGACATGCTGGTGATCGAGTCGACCTTCCTCGACGAGGACGAGCGGCTGGCCACCGACCACGGGCACCTCACCGCAGGCCAGGCGGCGCGCGTGGCGCGGGACGCGGGCGTACGGCACCTCGTGCTGACGCACTTCTCGCAGCGGTACACCGACCCGGCCGAGTTCGAACGCCAGGCGCGGGCGGCGGGGTTCGAGGGGGAGCTCACCGTGGCCGCGGACCTGATGAGGGTGCCGCTGCCGAAGCGGGGCTGA
- the dnaJ gene encoding molecular chaperone DnaJ — translation MATDYYAVLGVRRDASQDEIKKAFRRLARELHPDVNPDPKTQERFKEINAAYEVLSDPQKKQVYDLGGDPLSSSGGGGAGGFGAGGFGNFSDIMDAFFGQASQRGPRSRTRRGQDAMIRLDLELDEAAFGTTKDIQVDTAVVCTTCSGEGAAPGTSAQTCDMCRGRGEVSQVTRSFLGQVMTSRPCPQCQGFGTVVPTPCHECAGDGRVRSRRSLTVKIPAGVENGTRIQLAGEGEVGPGGGPAGDLYVEIHELAHPTFQRRGDDLHCTVTIPMTAAALGTKCPLETLDGLEEIDIRPGTGSGQAIPLHGRGVTHLRGGGRGDLIVHVEVTTPGKLDAQQEELLRQLAKLRGEERPMGQFAPGQQGLFSRLKDAFNGR, via the coding sequence GTGGCCACGGACTACTACGCCGTTCTCGGCGTGCGCCGCGACGCATCGCAGGACGAGATCAAGAAGGCCTTCCGGCGCCTCGCGCGTGAACTCCACCCGGACGTGAATCCGGACCCGAAGACGCAGGAGCGCTTCAAGGAGATCAACGCGGCCTACGAGGTGCTGTCGGACCCGCAGAAGAAGCAGGTCTACGACCTCGGCGGCGACCCGCTGTCCTCCTCGGGCGGCGGCGGAGCCGGCGGTTTCGGGGCGGGCGGCTTCGGCAACTTCTCCGACATCATGGACGCCTTCTTCGGCCAGGCCTCGCAGCGCGGCCCGCGCTCGCGGACCCGGCGCGGCCAGGACGCCATGATCCGCCTCGACCTGGAGCTGGACGAGGCGGCCTTCGGGACGACCAAGGACATCCAGGTCGACACGGCCGTCGTCTGCACCACCTGCTCCGGCGAGGGCGCAGCCCCCGGCACCTCGGCGCAGACGTGTGACATGTGCCGCGGCCGCGGTGAGGTCTCGCAGGTCACCCGGTCCTTCCTGGGCCAGGTCATGACCTCGCGCCCCTGCCCGCAGTGCCAGGGCTTCGGCACCGTCGTCCCGACCCCGTGCCACGAGTGCGCGGGCGACGGACGGGTCCGCTCCCGCCGCAGCCTCACGGTCAAGATCCCGGCCGGTGTCGAGAACGGCACCCGGATCCAGCTCGCGGGCGAGGGCGAGGTCGGCCCCGGCGGCGGCCCCGCCGGCGACCTGTACGTGGAGATCCACGAGCTGGCGCACCCGACCTTCCAGCGGCGCGGGGACGACCTGCACTGCACGGTCACCATCCCGATGACGGCGGCCGCGCTCGGCACCAAGTGCCCGCTGGAGACGCTGGACGGGCTGGAGGAGATCGACATCCGGCCCGGCACCGGGTCCGGCCAGGCGATCCCGCTGCACGGTCGCGGCGTCACCCACCTGCGCGGCGGCGGGCGCGGCGACCTGATCGTCCACGTCGAGGTCACCACCCCGGGCAAGCTGGACGCCCAGCAGGAGGAACTGCTGCGCCAGCTGGCGAAGCTGCGCGGCGAGGAGCGGCCCATGGGCCAGTTCGCGCCGGGCCAGCAGGGCCTCTTCAGCCGCCTGAAGGACGCCTTCAACGGTCGCTGA
- a CDS encoding DUF3097 domain-containing protein encodes MREYSPDLTPQWKRPKAVPEVAAEADLVVEVAGTDFCGAVVACEAGTVTLEDRFGKRRVFPMEPRGFLLDGAVVTLVRPPRGPSAPSRTASGSIAVPGARARVARAGRIYVEGRHDAELVERVWGDDLRIEGVVVEYLEGVDDLPAVVAEFGPTPDARLGVLVDHLVPGSKEFRIAASAAATSPDVLVVGHPYVDVWQAVKPSALGIAAWPVVPRGQDWKTGVCRALGWPENTGAAWQHILSRVGSYKDLEPTLLGRVEELIDFVTGDGEA; translated from the coding sequence ATGCGCGAGTACTCCCCCGACCTGACCCCGCAGTGGAAGCGACCCAAGGCCGTGCCGGAGGTCGCCGCGGAAGCGGACCTGGTGGTCGAGGTGGCGGGTACGGACTTCTGCGGCGCGGTGGTGGCCTGCGAGGCCGGCACGGTGACCCTGGAGGACCGTTTCGGCAAGCGCCGGGTGTTCCCGATGGAGCCGCGGGGCTTCCTGCTGGACGGCGCGGTGGTCACCCTGGTCCGGCCGCCCCGGGGCCCGTCGGCGCCGTCGCGTACGGCGTCGGGGTCGATCGCCGTCCCCGGCGCGCGGGCGCGGGTGGCCCGGGCGGGCCGGATCTACGTCGAGGGCCGGCACGACGCCGAGCTGGTGGAGCGGGTGTGGGGCGACGACCTGCGCATCGAGGGCGTGGTGGTCGAGTACCTGGAGGGCGTCGACGACCTCCCGGCGGTGGTGGCGGAGTTCGGCCCGACGCCGGACGCCCGGCTGGGGGTGCTGGTGGACCACCTGGTGCCGGGCTCCAAGGAGTTCCGCATCGCCGCCTCGGCCGCCGCGACCTCGCCTGACGTGCTGGTGGTGGGCCACCCGTACGTGGACGTCTGGCAGGCGGTGAAGCCGTCGGCGCTGGGCATCGCAGCGTGGCCGGTGGTCCCGCGCGGCCAGGACTGGAAGACGGGCGTCTGCCGGGCCCTGGGCTGGCCGGAGAACACCGGCGCCGCCTGGCAGCACATCCTGTCCCGGGTGGGCTCCTACAAGGACCTGGAGCCGACCCTGCTGGGCCGCGTGGAGGAGCTCATCGACTTCGTCACGGGTGACGGTGAGGCCTGA
- a CDS encoding histidine triad nucleotide-binding protein, with protein MAGEPQADCLFCKIVEGAVPATVVRETETTVAFRDINPQAPTHVLVIPKVHYPDAASLAAAEPGVAADILREAAQVAADEKIDDHGYRIVFNTGSGAGQTVWHAHAHVLGGRGLQWPPG; from the coding sequence ATGGCCGGGGAACCGCAGGCCGACTGCCTGTTCTGCAAGATCGTCGAGGGGGCCGTCCCGGCGACGGTGGTCCGGGAGACCGAGACCACCGTCGCCTTCCGGGACATCAACCCGCAGGCGCCCACGCACGTGCTCGTCATCCCCAAGGTGCACTACCCCGACGCCGCGTCCCTCGCGGCCGCCGAGCCGGGCGTCGCCGCCGACATACTGCGTGAGGCCGCACAGGTCGCCGCCGACGAGAAGATCGACGACCACGGCTACCGGATCGTCTTCAACACCGGCTCCGGGGCCGGCCAGACCGTCTGGCACGCCCACGCGCACGTCCTGGGCGGCCGCGGCCTCCAGTGGCCCCCGGGATAG
- a CDS encoding MBL fold metallo-hydrolase: MDVRWEEAGWERLTGRAGRRRLPVWDCTVGLVVGDESVLLVDPGSCVREGAEVRAEAERLTGRSVTHIAFTHGHFDHVLGAAAFPGAEVFGAVGLAALLASGREELRGDAVRHGLAEAEAAEAVDLLVLPGHHVSGEWTLELGGVQVLLANVGPGHTGHDLAVFVPGERETVFCGDLVEESGEPLAGPDAVPRQWPAALDRLLSLGGEDALYVPGHGAVVTAEFVRAQRATLAARSGVSEAGGARLS, translated from the coding sequence ATGGACGTACGTTGGGAAGAGGCGGGCTGGGAACGGCTCACCGGAAGGGCCGGCCGGCGGCGTCTGCCGGTGTGGGACTGCACGGTGGGGCTGGTGGTGGGGGACGAGTCCGTCCTCCTGGTCGATCCCGGCTCGTGCGTGCGCGAGGGTGCCGAGGTGCGGGCCGAGGCCGAGCGTCTGACGGGCCGGAGCGTGACCCATATCGCATTCACGCACGGCCACTTCGATCACGTACTGGGCGCGGCCGCCTTCCCCGGGGCCGAGGTCTTCGGGGCGGTCGGGCTGGCCGCGCTGCTCGCCTCGGGCCGCGAGGAGCTGCGCGGGGACGCGGTGCGGCACGGGCTCGCAGAGGCGGAGGCGGCCGAGGCGGTGGACCTGCTGGTGCTGCCCGGCCATCACGTGTCGGGCGAGTGGACCCTGGAACTGGGCGGGGTGCAGGTGCTGCTGGCCAACGTGGGGCCCGGGCACACCGGGCACGACCTGGCCGTCTTCGTCCCGGGCGAACGCGAGACGGTGTTCTGCGGGGACCTGGTCGAGGAGTCGGGCGAGCCGTTGGCTGGCCCGGACGCGGTGCCCCGGCAGTGGCCCGCCGCCCTGGACCGCCTGCTGTCGCTGGGCGGCGAGGACGCTCTGTACGTGCCGGGTCACGGAGCGGTGGTCACCGCGGAGTTCGTGCGTGCGCAACGCGCCACACTGGCGGCCCGTTCCGGCGTGTCGGAGGCGGGAGGCGCGCGGCTCTCCTAG
- a CDS encoding 16S rRNA (uracil(1498)-N(3))-methyltransferase, which produces MTAPVFVVEEVPAGAEFVLDGPEGRHAVSVKRLNPGEQVVLTDGRGGWAEAVVKAAEGKDRLVVAVADAGREEEPAVRITVVQALPKGDRGELAVETMTETGVDAIVPWQASRCITQWRGDRGAKSLAKWRATAREAGKQSRRVRFPEVAEAMSTKQVAALLAGADLAMVLHEDRDTPSQALATAELPAAGSVVLVVGPEGGVSPEELEVFAAAGAHPYRLGRSVLRTSTAGTAAAAVLLARTGRWA; this is translated from the coding sequence ATGACGGCCCCGGTGTTCGTGGTCGAAGAGGTCCCTGCGGGGGCGGAGTTCGTCCTGGACGGCCCGGAGGGCCGGCACGCCGTGTCCGTGAAGCGGCTGAACCCGGGTGAGCAGGTGGTCCTGACGGACGGCCGGGGCGGCTGGGCGGAGGCGGTCGTCAAGGCGGCCGAGGGCAAGGACCGGCTCGTCGTGGCGGTCGCCGACGCCGGGCGTGAGGAGGAGCCCGCGGTCCGCATCACCGTTGTCCAGGCCCTGCCCAAGGGGGACCGCGGCGAGCTGGCCGTCGAGACCATGACCGAGACCGGCGTGGACGCGATCGTGCCCTGGCAGGCCTCGCGCTGCATCACGCAGTGGCGCGGCGACCGAGGGGCCAAGTCCCTGGCCAAGTGGCGGGCCACGGCCCGCGAGGCGGGCAAGCAGTCCCGCCGGGTCCGCTTCCCTGAGGTGGCCGAGGCCATGTCCACGAAGCAGGTCGCGGCGCTGCTGGCCGGCGCCGATCTGGCGATGGTCCTGCACGAGGACCGCGACACCCCCTCGCAGGCCCTGGCCACGGCCGAGCTGCCCGCCGCCGGCTCCGTCGTCCTGGTGGTCGGCCCGGAGGGCGGCGTCTCCCCGGAGGAGCTGGAGGTCTTCGCCGCGGCGGGGGCGCACCCCTACCGCCTGGGCCGTTCCGTCCTGCGGACCTCCACCGCCGGCACCGCGGCCGCGGCGGTCCTGCTCGCCCGTACCGGACGCTGGGCCTGA
- the hrcA gene encoding heat-inducible transcriptional repressor HrcA — protein MLSERRLEVLRAIVQDYVGTEEPVGSKALTERHRLGVSPATVRNDMAVLEEEGYIAQPHTSAGRIPTDKGYRLFVDKLAGVKPLSSPERRAIQNFLDGAVDLDDVVGRTVRLLAQLTRQVAVVQYPSLTRSTVRHVELLSLAPARLMLVLITDTGRVEQRLVDCPSPFGEASLADLRARLNSRVVGRRFTDVPPLVQDLPESFEADDRGTVSTVLSTLLETLVEEAEERLMIGGTANLTRFGHDFPLTIRPVLEALEEQVVLLKLLGEANESGMAVRIGHENAYEGLNSTSVVSVGYGSGGESVAKLGVVGPTRMDYPGTMGAVRAVARYVGQILAES, from the coding sequence ATGCTCAGCGAACGCAGACTCGAAGTGCTGCGCGCCATCGTCCAGGACTACGTCGGGACGGAAGAGCCGGTCGGCTCCAAGGCGCTCACCGAGCGGCACCGGCTCGGCGTCTCGCCCGCCACCGTGCGCAACGACATGGCGGTGCTGGAGGAAGAGGGCTACATCGCCCAGCCCCACACCAGCGCCGGCCGGATCCCCACCGACAAGGGCTACCGCCTCTTCGTCGACAAGCTCGCGGGGGTCAAGCCGCTGTCGTCGCCCGAGCGCCGGGCCATCCAGAACTTCCTCGACGGGGCCGTCGACCTCGACGACGTCGTCGGCCGCACGGTGCGGCTGCTCGCGCAGCTCACCCGTCAGGTCGCGGTCGTCCAGTACCCGAGCCTGACCCGGTCGACCGTCCGGCACGTGGAGCTGCTCTCGCTCGCCCCCGCGCGCCTGATGCTCGTCCTGATCACGGACACCGGACGCGTCGAGCAGCGGCTCGTCGACTGTCCGAGCCCCTTCGGCGAGGCCTCGCTCGCCGACCTGCGGGCCCGGCTCAACAGCCGGGTCGTCGGCAGGCGCTTCACCGATGTGCCCCCGCTCGTCCAGGACCTCCCGGAGTCCTTCGAGGCCGACGACCGGGGCACCGTCTCCACCGTCCTCTCGACGCTCCTCGAAACCCTGGTCGAGGAGGCGGAGGAGCGGCTGATGATCGGCGGTACCGCCAATCTCACCCGCTTCGGACACGATTTTCCCCTGACGATCAGGCCGGTGCTGGAGGCGCTGGAGGAGCAGGTCGTGCTCCTCAAGCTCCTCGGCGAGGCCAACGAGTCGGGAATGGCCGTAAGGATCGGGCACGAGAACGCCTACGAGGGGCTCAACTCCACGTCGGTCGTCTCGGTCGGTTACGGTTCGGGCGGCGAATCCGTCGCCAAACTCGGCGTGGTCGGACCGACCCGCATGGACTACCCCGGAACGATGGGAGCGGTACGCGCAGTGGCACGTTACGTCGGACAGATCCTGGCGGAGTCGTAA
- the hemW gene encoding radical SAM family heme chaperone HemW translates to MPSALPDGEPMPEDGSLPSHALAGAGERPLGFYLHVPYCATRCGYCDFNTYTATELRGTGGVLASRENYADTLIDEVRLARKVLGDDPRAVRTVFVGGGTPTLLPAGDLVRMLAAIRDEFGLADDAEITTEANPESVDPAYLAELRAGGFNRISFGMQSAKQHVLKVLDRTHTPGRPEACVAEARAAGFEHVNLDLIYGTPGETDQDWRDSLAAALGAGPDHVSAYALIVEEGTQLARRIRRGEVPMTDDDVHADRYLIADEVMAQAGYAWYEVSNWATSEAGRCLHNELYWRGADWWGAGPGAHSHVGGVRWWNVKHPGAYAAALAQGRSPGAGRELLSEEDRRVERILLELRLVDGVPLSLLAPAGLASSRKALADGLLEAGPYEAGRAVLTLRGRLLADAVVRDLVD, encoded by the coding sequence ATGCCTTCCGCACTCCCCGACGGTGAACCCATGCCCGAAGACGGCTCGCTGCCGTCGCACGCCCTGGCAGGCGCGGGGGAGCGGCCGCTCGGGTTCTACCTGCACGTCCCGTACTGCGCCACGCGCTGCGGGTACTGCGACTTCAACACCTACACGGCCACCGAGCTGCGGGGCACCGGAGGCGTCCTCGCCTCCCGCGAGAACTACGCCGACACCCTGATCGACGAGGTCCGGCTCGCGCGGAAGGTGCTCGGCGACGACCCGAGGGCCGTCCGCACCGTCTTCGTCGGCGGCGGCACGCCGACGCTGCTGCCCGCCGGGGACCTCGTACGGATGCTCGCGGCGATCCGGGACGAGTTCGGCCTGGCCGACGACGCCGAGATCACCACGGAGGCCAACCCGGAGTCCGTCGACCCGGCGTACCTGGCCGAGCTGCGCGCCGGCGGCTTCAACCGGATCTCCTTCGGCATGCAGAGCGCCAAGCAGCACGTCCTGAAGGTCCTGGACCGCACCCACACGCCCGGACGCCCCGAGGCGTGCGTGGCGGAGGCCCGCGCGGCCGGCTTCGAGCACGTCAACCTCGACCTGATCTACGGGACGCCGGGCGAGACGGACCAGGACTGGCGCGACTCCCTCGCCGCCGCCCTCGGGGCCGGCCCGGACCACGTCAGCGCCTACGCGCTGATCGTCGAGGAGGGCACGCAGCTGGCCCGCCGGATCCGCCGCGGCGAGGTCCCCATGACCGACGACGACGTCCACGCCGACCGCTACCTGATCGCCGACGAGGTCATGGCCCAGGCCGGGTACGCCTGGTACGAGGTGTCGAACTGGGCCACCTCGGAGGCCGGCCGCTGCCTGCACAACGAGCTGTACTGGCGCGGCGCCGACTGGTGGGGCGCCGGGCCGGGCGCGCACTCGCACGTGGGCGGGGTGCGCTGGTGGAACGTCAAGCACCCCGGCGCCTACGCCGCCGCCCTCGCACAGGGGCGCTCCCCGGGTGCGGGGCGCGAGCTCCTCTCGGAGGAGGACCGCCGCGTGGAGCGGATCCTGCTGGAGCTGCGACTCGTGGACGGAGTCCCGCTCTCCCTGCTCGCCCCGGCCGGCCTCGCCTCGTCCCGCAAGGCCCTCGCCGATGGGCTCCTGGAAGCGGGGCCCTACGAGGCCGGGCGGGCCGTGCTGACCCTGCGCGGGCGGCTGCTGGCCGACGCGGTGGTCCGGGACCTGGTCGACTGA